One Vanessa cardui chromosome 22, ilVanCard2.1, whole genome shotgun sequence DNA window includes the following coding sequences:
- the LOC124539427 gene encoding serine protease inhibitor-like, with protein MWKLFVLVSIVTSAPTDDLAGINFNEINQFTLKFLNNVYAFQESFGDKNVALSPLSVWNIFSLLAEGSAGETFTELMRELRLPNDLRETQQLHSAIVNLLKSEDHDVTLKSQTAMFAENSFKIHREFCESANYYSTDVYTVDTTNTTKLANDINYYLCVATEGRIREAVKPELLQDLKLILVDALYFKASWTYPFDPSETRPDAFYDTQGRTIGTVNMMYHKAPHNFGDSELIGAQILEMTYGKSEEFSMLILLPFEGLSLKSMLNNLATQPLDWMNEYKLNGSPPEIDCYIPRFTISSRTDLIRPLQYSGIQRIFDAEKAELPGISDSPLFVSKTVQNVEIDVTEEGTVAAASTVVGLEDRILGQRFEANKEFAFFITDRSTGLIILAGVYAEPQLV; from the coding sequence ATGTGGAAACTTTTTGTACTCGTAAGCATTGTTACATCTGCACCAACAGACGATCTCGCCGGTATAAACTTTAATGAAATCAACCAGTTCACATTGAAATTCTTAAATAATGTGTACGCGTTTCAAGAAAGCTTCGGTGACAAGAATGTCGCGCTGTCTCCGTTATCAGTGTGGAATATATTCTCGTTGCTAGCTGAAGGATCAGCGGGAGAGACTTTCACGGAATTAATGAGAGAATTAAGACTGCCAAATGATTTACGGGAAACACAACAACTGCATTCAGCGATCGTGAACCTATTGAAGAGCGAGGATCACGATGTGACTTTAAAAAGCCAAACAGCGATGTTCGCGGAAAACAGCTTTAAAATACATCGCGAATTTTGTGAATCAGCAAATTATTATAGCACAGATGTGTACACCGTGGATACAACAAATACAACTAAACTTGccaatgatataaattattatttgtgtgtTGCAACAGAAGGAAGAATCCGTGAAGCAGTGAAACCAGAACTTCTTCaagatttaaaacttatattagtCGATGCGCTATATTTCAAAGCGAGTTGGACGTATCCTTTCGATCCAAGTGAAACGAGACCGGATGCGTTTTACGATACTCAAGGTAGAACAATTGGAACGGTGAACATGATGTACCATAAGGCGCCCCATAACTTCGGAGATTCAGAGCTCATTGGTGCCCAAATTTTAGAAATGACTTACGGAAAATCTGAAGAGTTTTCTATGCTAATTCTTCTGCCATTCGAGGGATTGTCTTTGAAATCGATGTTAAATAACTTAGCGACACAACCTTTAGATTGGAtgaatgaatacaaattaaacggTAGCCCGCCGGAAATAGATTGTTATATACCCCGATTCACGATTTCCTCTCGTACGGATCTGATCCGTCCTCTACAGTACAGCGGGATACAGCGGATTTTTGACGCTGAAAAAGCAGAATTACCAGGAATATCTGATAGTCCGTTATTTGTATCGAAAACCGTCCAAAACGTTGAGATCGATGTCACAGAAGAAGGTACTGTAGCAGCAGCTTCAACAGTTGTCGGTTTAGAGGATAGAATTTTAGGGCAGCGCTTTGAAGCGAATAAGGAATTTGCATTTTTCATCACGGATAGATCGACTGGATTAATAATACTA